CGGGATAAACAGGTGGAGTAGAGAAGGGCCTTCTACCCTGGTCCTCCCTGGATTCAAAATTCCAGGGAGGACTAAATTTTTGAAGGGAAAGGTGGTTAAAATGAAGTTATCAAAGGTTTTTGTCGGACCCATGGCACTCGTGTTGCTTTGGGTTTTTGTGCTTTTTAATCCAGTTGTTTCATTTGCTTATGAAACGATTGATGTAAAAAACGGCGGGTCTATTCGGGGAAAAGTGACCTTGAAAGGGGTCATTCCGCCTCTCCGGGTTTTTCCAATCGGACTTTACCCGTTTAGCCAGTTTTGTAAGAAGATTTCAGACGGGGACAATAATGTTCTTCTGGAGGAATTTTTCGTTGGAACAGGGGGAGGCCTGAAGGATGCCATCGTTACCGTTCAAAATGTCCAAAAGGGGAAACCGTTCACACATCTGAAAGCTTCAATGGTTTCAGTGGATTGCATGTTTCATCCTGCAGAGGCTTTACCGGCTGAAGTCGATGTCGTCGAAATGGATAACACCATTCACCATGAGCATCCCTTAGTTACGGTCCTCGAAAACCACCGGACCTTGTCCGTGGTAAATAAGGACCCCATCATTCATAACATGCAGGTTTATCAAAACCAAAAAGGGAATATTATCCTCAATACGCCGCTTCCGATTTCAGACGAGCCCAGGGGCGGAATATTGGATTTCGAAGCGGACAACAAGATTGCTCACATGATTTGCGGCATGCACGAGTTTATGCAAAGTTGGGCGTATGTCATCGATAATCCCTATTATACCAACACGAAAAAAGACGGGGATTTCTTAATTAACGACATTCCACCCGGTACGTATGAGGTGGTCGTCTGGCACCCCCATTTAAAGCCCATTACCCATGAGGTGACCATTTCGGCGAATCAGTCGTCCGAAATAAATGTTGAATTTGATTCAAGTGACGTTAAACGCCCCCTCTATGAATTGCAGGATTCTTTTAGAACGGCCCCTAAAGACCATGTGCCGGGACATCATCATTAGACGGCCTAAAAAGATCCTAAAATTCCTTTTGTTTTCAAATCTCTTTTTAAACTTTCCTCGCCTTGAAATTGAATGGCAGAAATTCCCACTCTGGCCGCGCCTTCTACATGCATCGGAATGTCGTCAATAAAAACGCATTCCCGGGGGGAGGAGTACGTCCTGGAAAGCGCCTCGTGAAAGATTTCAGGATGAGGTTTTAATGTCCTGAGCGCAAATGAATAAAAAAGATGGTCGAAGGACTTCAGGAAAGGAAAGGTCCCCTCAATATACCGGCTATGGAGCATATTGGTGTTCGAAAGGATGGAGAGTTCGTAGTCGTCCTTAAGAATCTCGATCAGGGAAACCATTTTTGGGCGGGGCGTGAATATTGGAGAAAACATCCGATCGAACTGATCAATCGTTAAGTCCTGATGGTATTTTTGATTTAAAATGGATACGAGTTCAGCGGGCCCGATGTCACCCCGTTCGAACCGGGTAAAAAAATCAGATTTAAAGAGAAAATCATAAATGTCATTTTCCGGCGCCTTGAATGTTTCTGAAAGCCTTCCCGACGCTAAATGGAGATCGAAGTCAATCAGGGTATTTCCCAAATCAAAAATAATATGATTAATCTCCAAAATCAGGTCTCTCCGAAGACGCTTAAAATGCCCGAATAGTTATGCCATTGCGAGCCGCATCCGGTTGAAATCAGCTCTGCGTAGCTGAAAAACCCAATGAGCGGCATTTCTTTAAAATATTTACGGATGAGCGAAATATCGACATTTTTTTTTCCATACAGAGAGTTTCCTCTTCCGCAGCAATTGATGTAAATTCCAAACCGCGGGGAATTATTTTCAAATCTTTTTGAAAGGTTGAAAATCATTTCTTCAGTCTCTTCATAGGAGCGTTTGGGATCTCGGACCATATAAGAGATCACCTTTCCTTCTTCAATGCGGTCGCTAACGGTGATCGTTTCTTCCTCTGGATCGAGGGCCAGAATGTTTCTAACGATGTATTCTTTTTTTCGAAGGGAGGTATCGCAGGGATTAACCCCCAACCCTAGAAAAACCAGACTGGCGGCGTCGTGAAGTTCCTCCTGGTGATGAAGTTTATTTTTAAAAAGTTCGCTAAATGTTTGGTAGGCCGGTTTCCCGCAGATTTCGTAAATGGTGTTTCCTTTTGCTTTGGTGACCATCAGGGAGGATCCAATGGGGTGGCAGGCATGGGTAATCCCGACTTCAAATTGGAACTTTCCGGAAAGGAGCAGTCCGGAAATAGAATTGGAGTCCACGGTTCTTCCACAAAACTGAAATGTTTCATTTAAATTTCCTTCTTCCGACGCGCCGCCCCCGATCATAAAGGGAGAATGGGGAGCGAGGGGAGAAGAAATAGACTTTGAAAAGGAGTGGTAAAAGGCGTCAAAGTGAAAATTGAAGGTATCGGGCAAAAGCAGTAATAACGATTTCTGCTGAAGGTTTTCAATCAGAAGCTCAGCCAATTCCATTCCGACTTCTGAATTCCGATCTAAAATATTGTGAACCTGAAACGCGCGAGATTGAATAGAGTTTGATTTAAGGGTTAACACAGCGATTGACGGGGACTGCTCCACCTCTTCTTCGTCCGTTAAAATGCCGTAGGCGCTGCAGCCGCAAAGTTGTTTCGGGCTTGCAAGTTCATAAAGGATGTTTAAAACGCGGGCATATTCTTGATGAAAATGGGAAGTGGCGAAAACAAGGATCAAATCGGCCTTTTTAATTCCTGCCTGTTTCAAAGCAGCCAGAACGGCCTCTCGCGCTGCAACCTCCGGATGTTTATTTTTTGAAAATCCTACGCCGACTTTAAGCATAATGTCCACATTGAATGAGTACCCTTTATTGGCTAATTCTACCACTCTTTCGGACCTTCTTATACA
The nucleotide sequence above comes from Nitrospirota bacterium. Encoded proteins:
- a CDS encoding carboxypeptidase regulatory-like domain-containing protein; the protein is MKLSKVFVGPMALVLLWVFVLFNPVVSFAYETIDVKNGGSIRGKVTLKGVIPPLRVFPIGLYPFSQFCKKISDGDNNVLLEEFFVGTGGGLKDAIVTVQNVQKGKPFTHLKASMVSVDCMFHPAEALPAEVDVVEMDNTIHHEHPLVTVLENHRTLSVVNKDPIIHNMQVYQNQKGNIILNTPLPISDEPRGGILDFEADNKIAHMICGMHEFMQSWAYVIDNPYYTNTKKDGDFLINDIPPGTYEVVVWHPHLKPITHEVTISANQSSEINVEFDSSDVKRPLYELQDSFRTAPKDHVPGHHH
- a CDS encoding HAD family phosphatase, which translates into the protein MEINHIIFDLGNTLIDFDLHLASGRLSETFKAPENDIYDFLFKSDFFTRFERGDIGPAELVSILNQKYHQDLTIDQFDRMFSPIFTPRPKMVSLIEILKDDYELSILSNTNMLHSRYIEGTFPFLKSFDHLFYSFALRTLKPHPEIFHEALSRTYSSPRECVFIDDIPMHVEGAARVGISAIQFQGEESLKRDLKTKGILGSF
- a CDS encoding FIST C-terminal domain-containing protein, with product MVELANKGYSFNVDIMLKVGVGFSKNKHPEVAAREAVLAALKQAGIKKADLILVFATSHFHQEYARVLNILYELASPKQLCGCSAYGILTDEEEVEQSPSIAVLTLKSNSIQSRAFQVHNILDRNSEVGMELAELLIENLQQKSLLLLLPDTFNFHFDAFYHSFSKSISSPLAPHSPFMIGGGASEEGNLNETFQFCGRTVDSNSISGLLLSGKFQFEVGITHACHPIGSSLMVTKAKGNTIYEICGKPAYQTFSELFKNKLHHQEELHDAASLVFLGLGVNPCDTSLRKKEYIVRNILALDPEEETITVSDRIEEGKVISYMVRDPKRSYEETEEMIFNLSKRFENNSPRFGIYINCCGRGNSLYGKKNVDISLIRKYFKEMPLIGFFSYAELISTGCGSQWHNYSGILSVFGET